One Solibacillus sp. R5-41 DNA segment encodes these proteins:
- a CDS encoding YtxH domain-containing protein — protein MGKSKLLPFVVVGALVGAAISMLDKGTRQHTVETSKKVKDTVTYYAENREELMGLVESKVQQAQTLYSSVNNNVQTLLQGQDPNELKTLPSTIQSLVSETIQAFSKKDDQQG, from the coding sequence ATGGGTAAAAGTAAATTACTACCGTTCGTTGTAGTTGGAGCGTTAGTTGGGGCAGCGATTAGTATGTTGGATAAGGGAACGCGTCAGCATACTGTAGAAACATCTAAAAAAGTAAAAGATACGGTAACCTATTATGCTGAAAATCGAGAAGAATTAATGGGATTAGTGGAATCAAAAGTTCAACAAGCGCAAACTTTATATAGTTCAGTAAATAATAATGTACAAACCTTATTGCAAGGACAAGATCCCAATGAGCTAAAAACATTACCAAGTACAATTCAAAGCTTAGTTTCAGAGACAATTCAAGCATTTTCCAAAAAGGATGATCAGCAAGGCTAA
- the motB gene encoding flagellar motor protein MotB, with the protein MAKRHKKHKKHEEHVDESWLVPYADILTLLLALFIVLFASSTVDEKKLEQMSAVFNDVFSSGSSVLDYPAVIQTPDSLAPDVQSGATKYLEDQKALQEVQERMDEFIAVNELEKLFETQMTDEGLLITIRDSVLFDMGKAEVKDEYMAIATELSQIIMFDPPRNVVVTGHTDNVPIQTNEFESNWELSVLRAVNFMKILVSGNEELDANYFSVKGYGEYKPIATNDTEEGRAKNRRVEVLVQPRVNEEGQVIVE; encoded by the coding sequence TTGGCAAAGAGGCATAAAAAGCATAAAAAACATGAAGAACATGTTGACGAATCATGGCTAGTACCATACGCCGATATTTTAACATTACTTCTAGCCCTATTTATTGTATTATTTGCTTCAAGTACAGTTGATGAAAAGAAATTGGAACAGATGTCTGCTGTATTTAATGACGTGTTCAGTAGTGGCTCTAGTGTTTTAGATTACCCTGCAGTTATTCAAACGCCAGATAGCTTAGCGCCTGATGTTCAATCGGGTGCAACGAAATATTTGGAAGATCAAAAGGCTTTACAAGAGGTTCAGGAGCGAATGGATGAGTTTATTGCGGTGAATGAACTAGAGAAGTTATTTGAAACACAAATGACGGATGAAGGATTACTAATAACAATCCGTGACAGTGTTCTTTTTGATATGGGTAAAGCAGAAGTAAAAGACGAATATATGGCAATTGCAACTGAATTATCGCAAATTATAATGTTTGATCCACCACGTAATGTGGTTGTAACAGGTCACACAGACAATGTGCCAATTCAAACTAATGAATTTGAATCAAACTGGGAATTGTCTGTATTACGTGCGGTAAACTTTATGAAAATATTAGTAAGTGGCAATGAAGAGCTGGATGCAAATTATTTCAGCGTAAAAGGTTACGGCGAATATAAACCGATCGCTACAAACGATACAGAAGAAGGCCGTGCAAAAAACCGCCGAGTAGAGGTACTTGTCCAACCTCGTGTGAATGAAGAAGGACAAGTAATTGTAGAATAA
- a CDS encoding heavy metal translocating P-type ATPase has protein sequence MEYYNRESLSLNEKIIEHKELIAALFSGVIILLAWRMETNEQVTAAIIAYLTAFFIGGFAKAKEGILDTIANKSLNVEILMILAAIGSAIIGYWTEGAILIFIFAVSGALETYAMNKSHREISALMELQPEEAWLVRGGFEPIKIAVSELKVNDHILVKPGERIPADGNIVKGVSTVDEAAITGESMPITKNIDDEVFAGTVNLNGVLTLRVTKPSTDTLFQKIITLVQSAQSEKSPSQQFIERFEGPYVKGVLIVVALMMFVPYYLLDWDWTTTFYRAMVLLVVASPCALVAAVMPATLSAISNGAKSGILVKGGVHFEHLSVLRVLAVDKTGTLTQGTPVVTDFIVRENLNKEDTLGIIAAIEAQSNHPLAQAIIRYAKAQNVSAIQNILIEDIPGYGIKATIENQHYSIGKPDFVGSELAGAFANGALSQLGTEGKTVVFLKDEKGIAALIAMQDVVREEAKLAVAQLQELGIDVMMLTGDNETTAKAIAKEAGVTNYVAECLPETKVAHIKEYKSSYEHVGMVGDGINDAPALATASVGIAMGGGTDVALETADVVLIKNDLSKIAYAVKLSRKMQRIIKQNIIFSLSVIALLIISNFLQVMNLPLGVIGHEGSTILVILNGLRLLSKNV, from the coding sequence ATGGAATATTATAATCGAGAAAGTTTATCATTAAATGAGAAAATTATTGAACACAAAGAATTAATTGCCGCCCTTTTTTCTGGTGTTATCATTCTACTAGCTTGGCGTATGGAAACAAATGAACAAGTAACAGCGGCAATTATTGCGTATCTTACTGCTTTTTTTATAGGTGGCTTTGCAAAAGCTAAAGAAGGTATTTTAGATACGATTGCAAATAAATCATTAAACGTTGAAATATTAATGATTTTAGCAGCTATTGGTTCGGCTATTATTGGCTATTGGACGGAAGGTGCTATCTTAATATTCATTTTTGCTGTAAGTGGCGCACTCGAAACGTATGCTATGAATAAAAGCCACCGTGAAATTTCTGCCTTAATGGAATTACAGCCTGAAGAAGCTTGGTTAGTACGTGGTGGATTTGAACCAATCAAAATTGCTGTAAGTGAGTTAAAAGTAAATGATCATATTTTAGTAAAACCTGGGGAGCGTATTCCTGCTGATGGTAATATAGTCAAAGGTGTTTCCACAGTTGATGAAGCAGCCATTACTGGTGAGTCTATGCCTATTACGAAAAATATTGATGATGAGGTTTTTGCAGGTACTGTTAATTTAAATGGTGTTTTAACACTCCGTGTGACAAAACCTAGTACCGATACATTATTTCAAAAGATTATTACACTCGTGCAATCTGCGCAAAGTGAAAAATCACCTTCTCAGCAATTTATTGAACGATTTGAAGGGCCTTATGTGAAAGGTGTCTTAATCGTCGTTGCATTGATGATGTTTGTTCCCTACTATTTACTTGATTGGGATTGGACAACAACATTCTACCGCGCCATGGTATTACTTGTCGTTGCATCGCCATGCGCGCTCGTTGCAGCCGTTATGCCAGCAACATTATCAGCGATATCAAATGGTGCAAAAAGCGGAATTTTAGTAAAAGGTGGCGTGCATTTTGAACATTTAAGCGTTCTTCGCGTCCTTGCCGTTGATAAAACAGGTACATTAACACAAGGTACTCCCGTTGTAACTGATTTTATCGTTCGTGAAAATTTAAATAAAGAAGATACATTGGGAATTATTGCGGCCATTGAAGCACAATCAAATCACCCCCTTGCACAAGCAATTATACGCTACGCAAAGGCACAAAATGTATCAGCGATTCAAAATATTTTAATCGAAGACATTCCTGGATACGGAATTAAAGCAACCATTGAAAATCAACATTATTCAATTGGGAAACCTGACTTTGTCGGAAGTGAGTTAGCAGGCGCCTTTGCAAATGGTGCATTAAGCCAATTAGGTACTGAGGGCAAAACAGTCGTATTTTTAAAAGACGAAAAAGGAATTGCAGCTCTGATTGCTATGCAGGACGTTGTACGTGAAGAAGCCAAATTAGCCGTTGCTCAATTACAAGAACTCGGTATCGATGTGATGATGCTTACCGGTGATAATGAAACGACTGCAAAAGCAATTGCAAAAGAAGCGGGCGTTACAAACTATGTAGCTGAATGCTTACCAGAAACAAAGGTAGCGCATATTAAAGAATACAAATCATCTTATGAACATGTAGGAATGGTTGGAGACGGTATTAATGACGCCCCTGCTCTAGCAACGGCTTCTGTCGGCATTGCAATGGGCGGTGGTACAGATGTCGCTTTAGAGACAGCCGATGTGGTCTTAATTAAAAATGACCTTTCGAAAATTGCATACGCTGTAAAACTATCACGCAAAATGCAACGAATCATAAAACAAAATATCATTTTCTCTTTATCGGTCATTGCACTATTAATCATTTCTAACTTTCTCCAAGTAATGAACTTACCACTTGGTGTCATCGGACATGAAGGCAGTACCATTTTAGTTATATTAAACGGGTTACGTTTATTGAGTAAAAACGTTTAA
- a CDS encoding DUF1128 domain-containing protein, with protein MELSKPTQENVIFMIEQIKEKLRMVNVDAMQSDQFNSEKYEDLLYLFEMVMKRESFSPSEMNAIVLELGNLRK; from the coding sequence ATGGAATTATCAAAACCAACACAAGAAAATGTCATTTTTATGATAGAACAAATTAAAGAAAAACTTCGTATGGTAAACGTTGATGCAATGCAATCAGATCAATTTAACTCTGAAAAATACGAGGATTTATTATATTTATTCGAAATGGTTATGAAACGCGAATCATTCAGCCCAAGTGAAATGAATGCCATCGTATTAGAGCTAGGTAATCTTCGCAAATAA
- a CDS encoding YihY/virulence factor BrkB family protein produces the protein MNEKGTFKDKLALVKSYVSPDPASINMLTTKGFIQDLLYRIQRSDMSGMGAQLAFFFLLSFFPMLIFMVTLLPYLNLEQGQVFDFLDNIMPAEVYGFIEGTLVDVLNNQNGGLLSIGILGTIWSASKGVDALLKALNRAYNVEGIVSFKNRLWSLIFTISLVAVILLALVLPIFGQQIGNIVFGYLGVTETFEGVWNFIRWVMPLALISIVLTLMYWIVPNTDPRLTIISVFPGAIFATGGWLIFTYGFSFYISNFGNYSTTYGSIGGVIILMLWLYFTGMVLISGGLLNATVQKRQIAKKDAKGK, from the coding sequence ATGAATGAAAAAGGAACCTTCAAAGACAAATTGGCTCTTGTGAAATCCTATGTATCACCAGATCCCGCATCAATTAATATGTTAACGACAAAGGGCTTTATACAAGATTTATTATATCGAATACAGAGAAGTGATATGAGCGGAATGGGTGCTCAATTAGCCTTTTTCTTTTTGTTATCATTCTTTCCAATGCTTATATTTATGGTGACATTATTACCTTATTTGAATTTAGAGCAAGGTCAAGTGTTTGATTTTTTGGATAATATTATGCCAGCTGAAGTATATGGCTTTATTGAAGGCACGTTAGTAGATGTGTTAAATAATCAAAATGGCGGATTATTATCCATCGGTATTTTAGGTACAATTTGGTCGGCTTCGAAAGGAGTAGACGCGTTGTTGAAAGCGTTGAACCGCGCTTATAATGTCGAGGGGATAGTCAGTTTTAAAAACCGATTATGGTCTTTAATATTTACCATTTCATTAGTAGCCGTCATTTTATTAGCGCTCGTACTTCCGATTTTCGGACAGCAAATTGGTAACATCGTATTTGGCTATTTAGGTGTGACCGAAACATTTGAAGGTGTTTGGAATTTCATACGCTGGGTTATGCCACTAGCATTAATTAGTATTGTCTTAACGTTGATGTACTGGATTGTTCCGAATACCGACCCAAGATTGACGATTATTAGTGTATTTCCAGGAGCTATTTTCGCAACAGGTGGCTGGCTAATATTTACTTATGGCTTCTCATTTTACATTAGTAATTTTGGAAATTACAGCACGACCTATGGCAGTATAGGTGGGGTCATCATTTTAATGCTATGGCTGTACTTTACAGGAATGGTTTTAATATCTGGTGGACTATTAAACGCCACAGTTCAAAAGCGGCAAATTGCAAAAAAAGATGCAAAAGGAAAGTAA
- a CDS encoding MFS transporter: protein MSYNQRRFLILVVIVSISGFSQGMLLPLISVIFEGDGVSSTLNGLNATGLYIGTLLISPFIEQPLRKYGYKPIIVFGGAIVFLSLFLFPFWKSITFWFILRLLIGVGDHGLHFATQTWITSSTPQHKLGKSMSIYGISFGLGFAVGPLLVPLVEISESLPFIVSSALCLVAWSLVFFVKNEKPEALKGDANQTGMARYKLAIKYGWVAFLPPLVYGFLESSLNALYPVYALRKGFDLAFVSIILASFSVGAITMQLPLGLLGDRIGRKKVIIGGLFAGGSFFIVGNLLESSQILVAVSFFIAGMCAGSMFSLGITYMADLTPKELLPSGNLLCGIFFSLGSLSGPFLGGLYLQILPKGGFLLFVSFILIGVAAVVLLFGKNRVAIT, encoded by the coding sequence ATGAGTTACAATCAACGTAGATTTCTTATTTTAGTAGTAATCGTATCAATTTCAGGCTTCTCGCAAGGAATGCTCCTACCGTTAATATCCGTTATTTTTGAGGGGGACGGTGTATCATCTACATTAAATGGCTTAAATGCAACCGGTCTTTATATTGGGACGTTATTAATTTCACCATTTATTGAACAGCCACTTCGTAAATATGGATATAAACCAATTATTGTATTTGGCGGGGCCATAGTATTTTTATCCTTATTCTTATTCCCTTTTTGGAAAAGTATCACGTTTTGGTTTATATTGCGTTTGCTAATTGGAGTTGGAGATCATGGTTTGCATTTCGCAACGCAAACATGGATTACGTCCTCAACGCCTCAGCATAAGCTTGGAAAAAGTATGTCCATCTATGGCATTTCATTTGGATTAGGATTTGCGGTCGGCCCATTACTAGTTCCGCTCGTGGAAATTTCAGAAAGCTTGCCGTTTATCGTTTCATCGGCACTTTGTTTAGTAGCGTGGTCATTAGTGTTTTTTGTGAAAAATGAAAAACCTGAAGCGTTAAAAGGGGATGCTAACCAAACAGGCATGGCGCGCTACAAATTAGCTATTAAATATGGCTGGGTAGCATTTTTACCGCCACTCGTTTACGGTTTTTTAGAGTCATCCTTAAACGCATTGTATCCGGTGTATGCTTTACGAAAGGGTTTTGATTTAGCCTTTGTTTCCATCATATTAGCAAGCTTTTCAGTCGGAGCAATTACGATGCAGCTACCTTTGGGGCTACTTGGTGATCGAATCGGTCGAAAAAAAGTGATTATTGGTGGTTTATTTGCAGGTGGAAGTTTCTTTATCGTAGGTAACCTACTAGAGTCATCTCAAATACTCGTAGCGGTCTCATTTTTTATCGCAGGAATGTGTGCCGGATCCATGTTTTCACTTGGTATTACATACATGGCAGATTTAACGCCGAAAGAATTATTGCCATCAGGAAATTTATTATGTGGTATCTTCTTTAGTTTAGGGAGCTTAAGTGGTCCATTTTTAGGTGGTTTATATTTACAAATATTACCTAAAGGTGGCTTCTTACTATTCGTGTCATTTATTTTAATTGGTGTTGCTGCCGTTGTCTTATTATTTGGGAAAAACAGAGTAGCAATCACATAA
- a CDS encoding SE1561 family protein, with protein MNPITNKEQQVTYLKERLEIFLEVLDAIDPETTELDDIDRLIKMMDDLEEKMDQFQSRETNEK; from the coding sequence ATGAATCCAATTACAAACAAAGAACAACAAGTAACTTACTTAAAAGAACGCTTAGAAATCTTCCTCGAGGTATTAGATGCAATCGATCCTGAAACAACTGAGCTCGACGACATCGATCGCTTAATCAAAATGATGGACGATTTAGAAGAAAAAATGGACCAATTCCAATCCCGCGAAACAAACGAAAAATAG
- a CDS encoding pseudouridine-5'-phosphate glycosidase, whose translation MEQYLSYSQEVLEAKEKGLPIIALESTIISHGMPYPQNVKTAREVEQIIRDGGAVPATIAIIDGKIKIGLSDEELEMFGNAQGVAKASRRDIGYLLATKKIGATTVAATMICAELAGIELFVTGGIGGVHRGAETTMDISADLEELAMTNVAVVCAGAKSILDIGLTLEYLETKGVPVIGYGTDKLPAFYTSESEFDVNFRSDSPEETAAILRAKWDLGLRGGALVANPIPVEDSIEASFINEIVENALAEAEKQGIAGKDVTPFLLGKVKELTQGKSLEANIALVKNNARVGAKIAVELQK comes from the coding sequence ATGGAACAATACTTATCATATTCACAAGAAGTTTTAGAGGCAAAAGAAAAAGGGTTACCAATTATTGCATTGGAATCTACAATAATTTCGCATGGTATGCCATACCCACAAAATGTGAAAACAGCTCGTGAAGTAGAACAAATTATTCGTGATGGTGGCGCTGTGCCAGCAACAATTGCAATTATCGATGGGAAAATTAAAATCGGATTATCGGACGAGGAATTAGAAATGTTCGGTAATGCACAAGGCGTTGCAAAAGCATCACGTCGTGATATCGGCTATTTATTAGCAACAAAAAAAATTGGTGCCACAACAGTAGCAGCAACAATGATTTGCGCTGAATTAGCAGGAATTGAATTATTCGTAACAGGTGGTATCGGTGGTGTACACCGTGGTGCAGAAACGACAATGGATATTTCAGCAGACCTAGAAGAATTAGCTATGACAAATGTAGCGGTTGTTTGTGCAGGTGCAAAATCTATTTTAGATATCGGATTAACATTAGAATACTTAGAAACAAAAGGTGTACCTGTAATCGGCTACGGTACAGATAAATTGCCAGCCTTCTACACAAGTGAAAGTGAATTTGACGTTAACTTCCGTTCAGATTCTCCAGAAGAAACAGCTGCAATTTTACGCGCAAAATGGGATTTAGGATTACGTGGTGGGGCATTAGTAGCTAACCCAATTCCAGTAGAAGATTCTATCGAAGCAAGCTTTATTAATGAAATTGTCGAAAATGCATTAGCAGAAGCGGAAAAACAAGGGATTGCAGGGAAAGATGTTACACCATTCCTATTAGGGAAAGTTAAAGAACTAACACAAGGAAAATCATTAGAGGCGAACATTGCATTAGTAAAAAATAACGCACGTGTTGGCGCAAAAATCGCTGTAGAACTACAAAAGTAA
- a CDS encoding fumarate hydratase: MSYLDTLEKSLYNLITETSTNLPKDVRRAIKKAKQAENAGTRAAMSLDTISNNIVMAEENVSPICQDTGLPTFKIYTPVGVNQLEIKAAIKKAIVATTADAKLRPNSVDSLTGNNSGDNLGDGLPVMKFEQWENDYITIKLILKGGGCENKNIQYSLPAELEGLGRAGRDLDGIRKCILHSVWQAQGQGCSAGFIGVGIGGDRSSGYDLAKEQLFRSVEDVNANPELAKLEEYIVEKSNTFGVGTMGFGGEATLLGCKIGVMHRIPASFYVSVAYNCWAYRRMAIDINPSTGEIMNWHYQDGEKITFKEENAASQVEETTSEIIKLTAPISEEQIRSLKVGDVVSIDGRMYTGRDAIHHHLMGEDVEAPVDLNGQIIYHCGPVMAKDEAGNWVVKAAGPTTSIREEPYQGDIMKRYGIRAVIGKGGMGPKTLKALGEHGGVYLNAIGGAAQYYADCIKSVDGVDLMEFGIPEAMWHLGVEGFTAVVTMDSHGNSLHADVEKSSLEKLALHAERVF, translated from the coding sequence ATGTCGTACTTAGATACATTAGAAAAAAGTCTTTATAACTTAATTACTGAAACATCTACAAATTTACCAAAGGATGTTCGCCGCGCGATTAAAAAAGCAAAGCAAGCTGAAAACGCTGGTACACGTGCTGCGATGAGTTTAGATACAATCTCAAACAACATCGTTATGGCTGAAGAAAACGTTTCACCAATTTGCCAAGATACAGGTTTACCAACATTCAAAATTTATACTCCAGTTGGCGTAAACCAACTTGAAATTAAAGCAGCGATTAAAAAAGCGATTGTTGCGACAACTGCTGACGCAAAATTACGTCCTAACTCAGTGGATTCATTAACTGGCAATAACTCTGGTGACAATCTAGGTGATGGCCTTCCAGTAATGAAATTCGAACAATGGGAAAATGACTATATTACAATCAAGCTAATCCTTAAAGGTGGCGGATGTGAAAATAAAAACATCCAATATTCATTACCTGCTGAATTAGAAGGCTTAGGTCGTGCTGGACGTGACTTAGACGGTATCCGTAAATGTATCCTTCACTCAGTATGGCAAGCACAAGGTCAAGGCTGTTCAGCTGGCTTCATCGGTGTTGGTATCGGTGGCGACCGCTCTTCTGGATATGATCTTGCAAAAGAGCAATTATTCCGTTCGGTAGAAGATGTGAATGCAAATCCAGAACTTGCAAAATTAGAAGAGTACATTGTAGAAAAATCAAATACTTTTGGTGTTGGTACGATGGGCTTCGGCGGTGAAGCAACTTTATTAGGTTGTAAAATAGGCGTAATGCACCGTATTCCAGCTTCATTCTACGTTTCTGTAGCGTACAACTGTTGGGCATACCGTCGCATGGCAATTGATATTAACCCTTCAACAGGTGAAATCATGAATTGGCACTACCAAGACGGTGAAAAGATTACATTTAAAGAAGAAAATGCAGCTTCTCAAGTTGAAGAAACAACTTCTGAAATCATAAAATTAACTGCTCCAATTTCAGAAGAACAAATTCGTTCACTAAAAGTTGGTGACGTTGTGTCAATCGACGGTCGCATGTACACAGGTCGCGACGCAATCCATCATCACTTAATGGGCGAAGACGTGGAAGCTCCTGTTGACTTAAACGGTCAAATCATTTATCACTGTGGCCCTGTAATGGCTAAAGACGAAGCTGGCAACTGGGTTGTAAAAGCGGCTGGTCCTACAACTTCAATTCGTGAAGAACCATATCAAGGTGATATTATGAAACGTTATGGTATTCGCGCTGTTATCGGTAAAGGCGGCATGGGTCCAAAAACATTAAAAGCTTTAGGCGAACACGGCGGCGTATACTTAAATGCAATCGGTGGTGCTGCTCAATACTACGCAGACTGCATTAAATCAGTTGACGGTGTAGACTTAATGGAATTCGGTATTCCAGAAGCAATGTGGCACTTAGGTGTTGAAGGCTTCACAGCAGTTGTAACGATGGACTCTCATGGTAACTCATTACACGCTGATGTTGAAAAATCTTCTTTAGAAAAATTAGCATTACACGCTGAACGCGTATTCTAA
- a CDS encoding L-cystine transporter: protein MNFLVLFNVALLLSIIAFLYYLKTKNVKFSNRVFIGLGLGIVLGVGLQFAYGVGSEALNETMPWYNIIGTGYVKLLQMIAMPLVFISILAAFTKVTVGKNFGKAAAIILFVLISTTAVAAGLGIVTTVAFDLDATQIIQGEEEIARGESMVERSADVATLPDQILTMFPANPFADLTGSRATSTIGVVIFAAFLGFSYLTLRRKEEETATNVKKGVDALYGLIMGVVRIVLQLTPYGVLALMTRTVAMSDFGAIMDLGKFVIASYVALIAMFLLHLVIVSLTGLNPVTYVKKTAEVLLFAFTSRSSAGSLPLNIQTQTKRLGIPDGIANFAGSFGLSIGQNGCAGVYPAMLAVMIAPTVGINPLSPSFLVSLILIVAISSFGVAGVGGGATFAAIIVLSAMDLPIALAGVLISVEPLIDMGRTALNVSGSMVSGIVSSRATNELDTKIYNESAENAPLVQ, encoded by the coding sequence TTGAATTTTTTAGTGTTATTTAATGTTGCGCTACTATTATCAATTATTGCTTTTTTATATTATTTAAAAACAAAGAATGTGAAGTTCTCTAATCGAGTATTTATTGGTTTGGGATTAGGGATTGTACTAGGCGTAGGTTTACAATTTGCTTATGGGGTAGGGTCAGAGGCGCTCAATGAAACGATGCCTTGGTACAATATCATCGGCACGGGTTACGTGAAACTATTACAAATGATTGCAATGCCATTAGTATTCATTTCAATTTTAGCGGCTTTTACGAAAGTAACAGTTGGTAAAAACTTCGGTAAAGCGGCGGCCATTATATTATTTGTATTAATCAGTACTACTGCCGTAGCAGCTGGTTTAGGTATTGTGACGACTGTTGCATTTGATTTAGACGCGACGCAAATTATACAAGGCGAAGAGGAAATTGCTCGTGGAGAATCTATGGTGGAGCGTTCTGCGGATGTAGCAACGTTACCAGATCAAATTTTAACGATGTTCCCTGCGAACCCATTTGCTGATTTAACGGGCTCACGTGCAACTTCAACAATTGGTGTTGTAATATTTGCTGCATTCCTAGGCTTTAGCTATTTAACATTGCGTCGTAAAGAGGAAGAAACGGCTACGAATGTAAAAAAAGGTGTCGATGCACTTTACGGTTTAATTATGGGTGTAGTACGTATCGTATTACAATTAACACCTTATGGGGTACTTGCACTTATGACACGTACAGTAGCAATGAGTGATTTTGGTGCCATTATGGATTTAGGTAAATTCGTCATAGCTTCTTATGTCGCGCTCATTGCGATGTTCCTATTACATTTAGTTATCGTTTCTTTAACAGGCTTAAATCCTGTAACGTATGTGAAGAAAACTGCGGAAGTTTTATTATTTGCCTTTACTTCACGTTCAAGCGCAGGTTCGCTGCCATTAAATATTCAAACGCAAACGAAGCGCCTTGGTATTCCAGATGGCATTGCAAACTTTGCGGGATCATTTGGTCTATCGATCGGTCAAAATGGCTGTGCGGGTGTGTACCCAGCGATGTTAGCGGTAATGATTGCACCAACTGTTGGTATTAATCCATTATCACCTTCATTCCTCGTATCATTAATTTTAATTGTGGCAATTAGTTCATTTGGTGTTGCAGGTGTAGGTGGTGGTGCAACGTTTGCAGCAATCATCGTATTATCCGCAATGGATTTACCAATTGCCCTTGCAGGTGTACTCATCTCAGTGGAACCATTAATTGACATGGGCCGTACTGCATTAAACGTAAGTGGTTCAATGGTTTCTGGTATCGTTTCAAGCCGTGCAACAAATGAGCTAGATACAAAGATTTATAATGAATCAGCAGAAAATGCACCGTTAGTTCAATAA
- a CDS encoding carbohydrate kinase, with protein sequence MNEKEKLVFQLIKKNPYLSQQEMSQQLGMSRPALANMISSLIKRGEIIGRAYVLPEKNQIVAIGGANVDRKFSIEKDVQLGTSNPATVGESVGGVARNIAENLGRLGNQVSLLTTLGDDHDGELLKKSSEAFVSFELVEKLQDEKTGSYTAVLDNNGELVVAMANMSIYKKLLPTVLEKHEATLQNASCIIIDLNCPAETVQYTKDLARQRNIPFVIVPVSSPKMNHMPDNLVGVSYFICNRDEAETYLQVKLENMEHYEAAVRQLIQMGAKSVILTLGKNGVLAGNKEKIQYFKAVKTTDIVDVTGAGDAFVSAFLHGVINEEDFDVAIQLGLVSASKTLQSEKTVRPDLTNEALNQWREL encoded by the coding sequence ATGAATGAAAAAGAAAAATTAGTCTTCCAACTGATTAAAAAAAATCCATATTTATCACAGCAAGAAATGTCACAGCAATTAGGTATGTCTCGACCAGCATTAGCGAATATGATTTCTTCTTTAATAAAAAGAGGGGAAATTATTGGACGAGCTTACGTACTACCCGAAAAGAATCAAATTGTAGCTATCGGCGGGGCAAATGTGGATCGGAAATTTTCGATTGAAAAGGATGTTCAATTAGGAACGTCCAATCCAGCGACGGTTGGTGAAAGTGTTGGTGGGGTTGCACGTAATATTGCAGAAAATTTGGGTCGACTAGGCAATCAAGTTTCATTATTGACAACACTTGGTGATGATCATGATGGTGAGCTTCTTAAAAAATCTAGCGAAGCATTTGTTAGTTTTGAACTTGTAGAAAAGCTACAAGATGAAAAAACAGGCTCCTATACAGCAGTACTAGATAATAATGGTGAGCTAGTTGTTGCAATGGCCAATATGTCGATTTATAAAAAATTATTGCCGACTGTGCTTGAAAAACATGAAGCAACATTGCAAAATGCGAGTTGTATTATTATTGACTTAAATTGCCCGGCAGAGACAGTTCAATACACGAAGGATTTAGCAAGACAGCGGAATATTCCGTTTGTCATCGTGCCAGTATCATCGCCTAAGATGAACCATATGCCAGATAATTTAGTTGGTGTAAGTTACTTCATTTGTAATCGTGATGAAGCCGAGACGTATTTACAAGTAAAACTTGAAAATATGGAACATTATGAAGCGGCAGTTCGACAGTTAATACAAATGGGTGCAAAATCGGTTATATTAACGCTTGGGAAAAACGGTGTATTGGCTGGGAATAAAGAAAAGATTCAATATTTCAAAGCCGTAAAGACTACAGATATTGTCGATGTAACAGGTGCTGGGGATGCATTTGTTAGTGCATTTTTACACGGTGTTATTAATGAGGAAGATTTTGATGTAGCGATTCAGCTAGGATTGGTCAGTGCATCAAAAACATTACAGTCTGAAAAAACAGTAAGACCCGATTTAACAAATGAAGCATTAAATCAATGGAGGGAATTATAA